One segment of Acidianus sp. HS-5 DNA contains the following:
- a CDS encoding transferase, translating to MPDGKIPLQAEVYLDGEKVDAKVFLHVKGYKRARVTHIDVEGDKIKGLLRPRHSVYPLVEWKGNEVTFPINEHKIRLILPEISLDFNANLYVGGKGKGIFLGFHKNEIRQLEEIARQKGVEPISRRS from the coding sequence ATGCCAGATGGAAAAATACCTTTGCAGGCAGAAGTCTATTTAGACGGAGAAAAAGTGGACGCAAAAGTTTTCCTCCATGTTAAGGGGTATAAAAGAGCTAGAGTTACTCACATAGATGTTGAAGGAGATAAAATCAAGGGTTTATTAAGGCCCAGACATTCAGTATATCCCCTAGTTGAATGGAAAGGAAACGAAGTAACTTTTCCAATAAATGAGCATAAAATAAGATTAATTTTACCGGAAATTTCGCTGGACTTTAACGCTAATCTTTATGTTGGAGGTAAGGGTAAAGGTATCTTTCTCGGTTTTCATAAGAACGAAATTAGACAACTAGAGGAAATAGCTAGACAGAAAGGTGTAGAACCCATCAGTAGAAGGTCTTAA